From Streptomyces sp. 6-11-2, one genomic window encodes:
- the rpsR gene encoding 30S ribosomal protein S18, with product MPRKSDRKPAKDRPNPLEQAGISYIDYKDTDLLRRFVSDRGKIRSRRVTRVTAQQQRLLARAIKNAREMALLPYSGR from the coding sequence ATGCCCCGCAAGAGCGACCGCAAGCCCGCCAAGGACCGCCCCAACCCGTTGGAGCAGGCCGGGATCTCGTACATCGACTACAAGGACACCGATCTGCTGCGCAGGTTCGTCTCCGACCGCGGCAAGATCCGCAGCCGCCGGGTCACCCGGGTCACGGCCCAGCAGCAGCGGCTGCTGGCGCGGGCGATCAAGAACGCGCGGGAGATGGCACTGCTGCCGTACTCCGGCCGCTGA
- a CDS encoding GTP-binding protein, translating into MSLSVVIVGGLHADARKAAVARLLAEVPGSVALHHDLATATAGTVVRTVRDASGVLSRGEMPLVNDCACCALREDLVPELRGIAAAGHAPLAVVELWDSVEPKAMAEVVVAGGLTVTGVVTAVDPALVLPYLGNGDDLADGGLAAAATDQRTVADTFARQLEYAPVLAVSDSPEADDEDRELLAQLHPTARRVPIGHGDPAGAPPAPARAREAAPRSELVRAALAGFDVEAAAAAQHPACALLPAEADAHGVSTLVWRRHRPFHPERLYAALEDLTCAAARSRGRFWLADRPDTLLHWDAAGGALCVEGAGPWLAALPDAAWDLVPPVRRAAAALDWHPEHGDRCQHLVFTSPGLDRDGLERLLESCLLTDAEYAAGREAWRGLASAFDTLLEV; encoded by the coding sequence GTGAGCCTGTCGGTGGTGATCGTCGGCGGGCTGCACGCCGACGCCCGGAAGGCGGCCGTCGCGCGGCTCCTCGCCGAGGTGCCCGGCAGCGTCGCGCTCCACCACGACCTGGCGACGGCCACCGCGGGCACGGTCGTGCGCACCGTCCGGGACGCCTCCGGAGTGCTGTCCCGCGGCGAGATGCCCCTGGTCAACGACTGCGCGTGCTGCGCGCTGCGGGAGGACCTGGTGCCGGAGCTGCGCGGGATCGCCGCCGCCGGGCACGCCCCGCTCGCGGTGGTCGAGCTGTGGGACTCCGTGGAGCCCAAGGCGATGGCCGAGGTGGTGGTGGCCGGCGGGCTCACGGTCACCGGCGTGGTCACCGCCGTCGACCCGGCCCTCGTCCTGCCGTACCTCGGCAACGGCGACGATCTGGCCGACGGCGGGCTCGCCGCGGCCGCCACCGATCAGCGGACCGTCGCCGACACCTTCGCCCGGCAGTTGGAGTACGCGCCCGTGCTCGCCGTCAGCGACTCCCCGGAGGCCGACGACGAGGACCGCGAACTGCTGGCACAACTGCACCCGACGGCCCGCCGGGTCCCGATCGGCCACGGTGACCCGGCGGGCGCCCCTCCTGCCCCGGCACGTGCGCGGGAGGCCGCCCCGCGTTCGGAGCTGGTCCGCGCCGCCCTCGCCGGATTCGACGTCGAGGCGGCCGCGGCGGCCCAGCACCCGGCGTGCGCGCTGCTGCCCGCCGAGGCGGACGCGCACGGCGTCTCGACGCTGGTCTGGCGCCGCCACCGCCCCTTCCACCCGGAGCGGCTGTACGCGGCCCTGGAGGACCTGACCTGCGCCGCCGCGCGCAGCCGGGGCCGGTTCTGGCTGGCCGACCGGCCCGACACGCTGCTCCACTGGGACGCGGCCGGCGGCGCGCTGTGCGTGGAGGGCGCGGGCCCGTGGCTCGCCGCCCTGCCGGACGCGGCCTGGGACCTGGTCCCGCCCGTGCGCCGGGCCGCCGCCGCGCTGGACTGGCACCCGGAGCACGGCGACCGCTGCCAGCACCTCGTGTTCACGTCCCCCGGCCTCGATCGCGACGGCCTCGAACGGCTGCTGGAGTCCTGCCTGCTGACGGACGCCGAGTACGCCGCCGGGCGCGAGGCCTGGAGGGGCCTGGCGTCCGCCTTCGACACCCTCCTGGAGGTCTGA
- a CDS encoding type B 50S ribosomal protein L31 produces the protein MRNGIHPAYGPVVFRDRAANHAFLTRSTMTSEKTIEWEDGHTYPVVDVEISNVSHPFYTGTARVLDTAGRVERFERRYGKRGGA, from the coding sequence GTGCGCAACGGAATCCACCCGGCCTACGGTCCCGTCGTCTTCCGTGACCGTGCCGCGAACCACGCCTTCCTCACCCGCTCGACCATGACCAGCGAGAAGACGATCGAGTGGGAGGACGGCCACACCTACCCCGTCGTCGACGTCGAGATCTCGAACGTCAGCCACCCCTTCTACACCGGCACCGCCCGCGTCCTGGACACCGCCGGGCGCGTGGAGCGCTTCGAGCGCCGGTACGGGAAGCGGGGCGGGGCGTGA
- the rpmG gene encoding 50S ribosomal protein L33, with protein MARNELRPVVKLRSTAGTGYTYVTRKNRRNDPDRLTLRKYDPVAGRHADFREER; from the coding sequence ATGGCACGCAACGAACTCCGCCCGGTCGTCAAACTCCGGTCCACCGCCGGGACCGGCTACACCTACGTCACCCGCAAGAACCGCCGTAACGACCCGGACCGGCTGACCCTGCGCAAGTACGACCCGGTCGCCGGCCGGCACGCCGACTTCCGAGAGGAGCGCTGA
- the rpmB gene encoding 50S ribosomal protein L28: protein MSAHCMLTGARPGFGNHISHSHRRTSRRFDPNIQTKRYWLPSEGRHVRLRLSARAVRTVDTIGVEAAVARIRARGVKV from the coding sequence GTGTCCGCCCACTGCATGCTGACCGGCGCCCGGCCCGGCTTCGGCAACCACATCTCGCACTCCCACCGGCGGACCTCCCGCCGCTTCGACCCGAACATCCAGACCAAGCGCTACTGGCTGCCGAGCGAGGGCCGCCACGTGCGGCTGCGGCTGAGCGCGAGGGCGGTCAGAACCGTCGACACGATCGGCGTCGAGGCGGCCGTGGCGCGCATCCGCGCGCGCGGGGTGAAGGTCTGA
- the rpsN gene encoding 30S ribosomal protein S14, translating to MAKKSKIAKNEKRRQIVERYAARRAELKEIIRRPSSTPDERLAAERELRGQPRDASATRVRNRDQIDGRPRGYLRTFGLSRVSLREQAHAGHLPGVRKASW from the coding sequence ATGGCGAAGAAGAGCAAGATCGCGAAGAACGAGAAGCGGCGGCAGATCGTCGAGCGGTACGCCGCCCGCCGGGCCGAGCTGAAGGAGATCATCCGCAGGCCGTCCTCGACGCCGGACGAACGGCTCGCCGCCGAGCGGGAGTTGCGCGGGCAGCCGCGGGACGCGAGCGCCACGCGCGTGCGCAATCGCGACCAGATCGACGGCCGGCCGCGCGGCTACCTGCGCACCTTCGGCCTGTCCCGGGTGAGCCTGCGGGAGCAGGCGCACGCCGGGCATCTGCCCGGAGTCCGGAAGGCCTCCTGGTAA
- a CDS encoding DUF4232 domain-containing protein, with protein MRAIPIPITVTALAAALLLTACDSGGSGTGSGDKNTGGTACRITEVGVQVGPANAAPAAGDTGNVPVTVTNRGARCTLEGFPGATLSAGDVTATVPQDKSGKPEKLTLAKDDTASFTLTYVRGKENDAKSLAVTSLKLSLPGASGSQDFPWSYGPVQGRKNAGDPDASVTALQQAGD; from the coding sequence ATGCGCGCCATTCCGATTCCGATCACCGTCACCGCCCTCGCCGCGGCCCTCCTGCTCACCGCCTGCGACAGCGGCGGCAGCGGTACCGGCTCCGGGGACAAGAACACCGGCGGCACGGCTTGCCGGATCACCGAGGTCGGGGTTCAGGTCGGTCCGGCCAACGCCGCGCCCGCCGCCGGGGACACGGGCAACGTGCCCGTCACCGTCACCAACCGGGGTGCGCGGTGCACCCTGGAGGGCTTCCCGGGCGCCACCCTGTCCGCCGGCGACGTCACGGCGACCGTCCCGCAGGACAAGTCCGGCAAGCCGGAGAAGCTCACTCTCGCCAAGGACGACACGGCGTCCTTCACTCTCACCTACGTGCGGGGCAAGGAGAACGACGCCAAGAGCCTCGCGGTGACGTCACTGAAGCTCAGCCTGCCCGGAGCGTCCGGCAGCCAGGACTTCCCGTGGTCCTACGGCCCGGTCCAGGGCAGGAAGAACGCGGGCGACCCGGACGCGTCGGTGACGGCCCTCCAGCAGGCCGGCGACTGA
- a CDS encoding DUF2786 domain-containing protein has product MSTSSTVDRAFRAALYAPSDDALDTGASLLAADPGVDAELARRGQEFVATAWQRGWRPADVARIVRRELGEVHVRLLAALVRTQAADDRPRGPRWAAELDALPSGEPPRTDRFSHASAVLELYRLLLRLPALEPLDEPAPRTESRMLTRIRALLAKAEATGYPEEAEALSAKAQELMARHSVDEALLAARAPSPDAPGACRIGVEPPYEQAKAVLLDAVATANHCRAVWNEALAFSTVVGFEADLEAVELLYASLLVQATTAMSRAEAAQRAGGRKRTKTFRQSFLAAYAHRVGARLAAAAGTQVSADLLPVLASRDVAVTDRVDRLFPETTTTRLRGVSDTAGWTEGARAADRAQVRSRPPLGRRAAPPA; this is encoded by the coding sequence GTGAGTACGTCCAGCACCGTCGACCGGGCCTTTCGGGCCGCCCTGTACGCACCCTCCGACGACGCCCTCGACACCGGCGCCTCCCTGCTGGCGGCCGACCCCGGGGTGGACGCCGAACTCGCCCGGCGCGGGCAGGAGTTCGTGGCGACGGCGTGGCAGCGAGGCTGGCGGCCCGCCGATGTCGCCCGGATCGTGCGGCGGGAGCTCGGCGAGGTCCATGTGCGGCTGCTCGCGGCGCTCGTCCGCACGCAGGCGGCCGACGACCGGCCGCGCGGCCCGCGCTGGGCCGCCGAGCTCGACGCACTGCCGTCCGGGGAACCGCCCCGCACCGACCGTTTCTCGCATGCCAGCGCCGTCCTGGAGCTCTACCGCCTGCTGCTGCGGCTCCCCGCGCTCGAACCTCTGGACGAGCCCGCGCCCCGGACCGAGTCCCGCATGCTCACCCGGATCCGGGCGCTGCTCGCCAAGGCGGAGGCGACCGGGTACCCGGAGGAGGCGGAGGCGCTGAGCGCCAAGGCACAGGAGCTGATGGCGCGGCACAGTGTCGACGAGGCGCTGCTCGCCGCCCGTGCCCCGTCGCCCGACGCCCCCGGCGCCTGCCGGATCGGTGTCGAGCCGCCGTACGAACAGGCCAAGGCCGTGCTGCTGGACGCCGTGGCCACCGCGAACCACTGCCGTGCCGTGTGGAACGAGGCCCTCGCGTTCTCCACCGTCGTCGGCTTCGAGGCCGACCTGGAGGCGGTCGAACTGCTCTACGCCTCCCTGCTGGTCCAGGCCACGACGGCGATGAGCAGGGCGGAGGCCGCCCAGCGAGCGGGCGGGCGCAAGCGGACCAAGACCTTCCGGCAGTCCTTCCTCGCCGCCTACGCCCACCGAGTCGGCGCCCGCCTCGCGGCCGCCGCCGGGACCCAGGTGAGCGCGGACCTGCTGCCCGTCCTGGCGAGCCGGGACGTCGCGGTCACCGACCGGGTGGACCGCTTGTTCCCGGAGACGACCACCACCCGCCTGCGCGGGGTGAGCGACACGGCGGGGTGGACGGAGGGCGCCCGGGCGGCGGACCGGGCCCAGGTGAGGTCCCGCCCGCCGCTCGGCCGACGTGCCGCGCCACCCGCGTGA
- a CDS encoding Clp protease N-terminal domain-containing protein, translating into MTNPTIRSSVRLDDLISAIKKVHQEPLEQLQDAVLAGEHLGEVADHLIGHFVDQARRSGASWTDIGRSMGVTRQAAQKRFVPKESADLDPSQGFSRYTPRARKVVMTAHEEAKAAGSAEGTPAHLVLGLLAEPEAMAAQAIEAQGVTLNAAREAATAALPPASADAPELVPYGSAAKKALELTFREALRLGHNYIGTEHILLALLELENGEGVLSGLGLDKARTEEYVAAALAELVKDRARQDEDQEPHDGGQDG; encoded by the coding sequence ATGACGAACCCCACCATCAGGTCGAGCGTCCGTCTGGACGACCTCATCTCGGCCATCAAGAAGGTCCACCAGGAACCCCTCGAACAGCTCCAGGACGCCGTGCTCGCCGGCGAGCACCTCGGCGAGGTGGCGGACCACCTCATCGGGCACTTCGTCGACCAGGCCCGCCGTTCCGGTGCCTCCTGGACCGACATCGGCAGGAGCATGGGCGTCACCCGGCAGGCCGCGCAGAAGCGGTTCGTGCCCAAGGAGTCGGCCGACCTGGACCCCAGCCAGGGCTTCAGCCGCTACACGCCCCGCGCCCGCAAGGTGGTCATGACCGCCCACGAGGAGGCCAAGGCCGCCGGGAGCGCCGAGGGAACGCCCGCGCACCTGGTCCTCGGGCTGCTCGCCGAACCCGAGGCCATGGCCGCGCAGGCCATCGAGGCCCAGGGCGTCACCCTGAACGCCGCCCGCGAGGCCGCGACCGCCGCCCTGCCACCCGCGTCCGCCGACGCTCCCGAGCTGGTCCCGTACGGCTCGGCCGCCAAGAAGGCCCTGGAACTCACCTTCCGCGAGGCCCTGCGCCTCGGCCACAACTACATCGGCACCGAGCACATCCTGCTGGCCCTGCTGGAGCTGGAGAACGGCGAGGGCGTCCTCAGCGGGCTCGGCCTGGACAAGGCACGCACCGAGGAGTACGTCGCGGCGGCCTTGGCGGAGCTGGTGAAGGACCGCGCCCGGCAGGACGAGGACCAGGAGCCGCACGACGGCGGACAGGACGGCTGA
- a CDS encoding bifunctional 3'-5' exonuclease/DNA polymerase has product MTDRWALAPAEDGGAEVAPLGRDGLPAGPVHRAAGLAEAVRGRPDVTRWVWRSTAEVYPRLLAAGVRVERCYDIEDAETLLLGHEGRHGEPRSAAAALARLRGGPVPPDPPHRSAEPGAQSSLFEPQGVGLPLADLITVYAEQQRRHERAEHPDRMRLLTAAESAGTLVAAEMNRAGLPWSADVHREVLHELLGERYAGGGEPRRLAELADEVSAAFGHRVRPDLPADVVKAFARAGIRVKSTRRWELRSVDHPAVEPLLEYKRLYRIWVAHGWSWLQDWVREGRFRPEFLAGGTVTGRWVTNGGGALQIPKVIRRAVVADPGWRLVVADAAQMEPRVLAAISRDPGLMEVAGRDADLYQSVSDRAFSGDRAQAKLAVLGAVYGQTSGDGLKNLAALRRRFPKAVAYVDEAARAGEEGRLVRTWLGRTCPPAAGTTEDATGEAGLPQDDPASAPPADQGWMPGYASTNSRARGRFARNFVVQGSAADWALLLLAALRRTCRDMAAELVFFQHDEVIVHCPKEEADTVVEAIRQAAEVAGRLTFGETPVRFPFTTAVVKCYADAK; this is encoded by the coding sequence ATGACCGACCGGTGGGCTCTGGCACCGGCCGAGGACGGCGGCGCCGAGGTCGCCCCCCTCGGCCGGGACGGCCTGCCCGCCGGTCCGGTGCACCGTGCCGCCGGCCTCGCGGAGGCGGTCCGCGGCAGACCGGACGTCACACGATGGGTGTGGCGGTCCACCGCCGAGGTCTATCCACGCCTGCTCGCCGCGGGCGTGCGGGTGGAGCGGTGCTACGACATCGAGGACGCCGAGACGCTCCTCCTCGGCCACGAGGGGCGCCACGGCGAGCCCCGCTCGGCCGCCGCCGCCCTGGCCAGGCTGCGCGGCGGCCCCGTACCGCCGGACCCGCCGCACCGGTCCGCCGAACCCGGCGCGCAGTCCTCGCTCTTCGAGCCGCAGGGCGTGGGCCTGCCGCTGGCGGACCTGATCACGGTCTACGCCGAGCAGCAGCGGCGGCACGAGCGAGCCGAGCACCCCGACCGCATGCGCCTGCTGACCGCCGCCGAGTCGGCGGGCACGCTGGTGGCGGCCGAGATGAACCGCGCGGGCCTGCCCTGGAGCGCGGACGTGCACCGCGAGGTGCTGCACGAACTGCTCGGCGAGCGGTACGCGGGCGGCGGCGAGCCCCGCCGACTGGCCGAACTCGCGGACGAGGTGTCCGCCGCCTTCGGCCATCGCGTGCGGCCGGATCTGCCCGCCGACGTGGTCAAGGCCTTCGCCCGGGCCGGGATCAGGGTGAAGTCCACCCGCCGCTGGGAGCTCAGGTCCGTCGACCACCCGGCCGTCGAACCCCTGCTGGAGTACAAGAGGCTGTACCGGATCTGGGTCGCCCACGGCTGGTCCTGGCTCCAGGACTGGGTGCGGGAGGGGCGGTTCAGACCGGAGTTCCTCGCCGGCGGCACGGTCACCGGCCGCTGGGTGACCAACGGCGGGGGCGCGCTGCAGATCCCCAAGGTCATCCGCCGGGCCGTGGTGGCCGACCCCGGCTGGCGGCTGGTCGTGGCCGACGCCGCCCAGATGGAGCCGCGGGTGCTGGCGGCGATCTCCCGCGACCCGGGGCTGATGGAGGTGGCGGGCCGGGACGCCGACCTCTACCAGTCGGTGTCCGACCGGGCCTTCTCCGGCGACCGCGCCCAGGCGAAACTCGCCGTGCTCGGCGCGGTCTACGGGCAGACCTCCGGCGACGGCCTGAAGAACCTGGCCGCCCTCAGACGCCGCTTCCCCAAGGCGGTGGCGTACGTCGACGAGGCCGCGCGGGCGGGCGAGGAGGGCCGGCTCGTACGGACCTGGCTGGGCCGCACGTGTCCCCCGGCCGCCGGGACGACGGAGGACGCGACCGGAGAGGCGGGCCTTCCGCAGGACGACCCGGCCTCCGCGCCACCCGCCGACCAGGGCTGGATGCCGGGGTACGCCTCCACCAACTCGCGTGCCCGAGGCCGGTTCGCCCGCAACTTCGTCGTGCAGGGCAGCGCCGCGGACTGGGCCCTGCTGCTGCTCGCGGCGCTGCGCCGCACCTGCCGGGACATGGCGGCCGAACTGGTCTTCTTCCAGCACGACGAGGTGATCGTGCACTGCCCGAAGGAGGAGGCGGACACGGTCGTCGAGGCGATCCGGCAGGCCGCGGAGGTGGCGGGACGGCTGACATTCGGCGAGACCCCGGTGCGGTTTCCGTTCACGACGGCGGTGGTGAAGTGCTACGCCGACGCGAAGTGA
- a CDS encoding glycosyltransferase family 2 protein codes for MVEPRIAVAVVTMGNRPAEVDALLESVAKQDLAPARIVIVGNGCRLPEFARRLSLPGEVTAVDLDENLGCPGGRNVALARLREFGDVDVVVELDDDGLLVDADVLRRVRDLYAADPRLGIVGFRIADECGETQQRHVPRIGGSGPMRGGYVTGFLGGGHALRMAMLEQTGDWPAEFFFAHEETDLAWRAADAGWKILYAPELLLRHPKTSPARHAIYYRVTARNRVWLVRRRLPLPLVPVHLGVWTLLTLARTRSLAGLRAWFGGFVEGLRGSAGERRPMRWRTVWRLTRLGRPPVV; via the coding sequence GTGGTGGAGCCGAGGATCGCTGTCGCGGTGGTGACCATGGGCAACCGGCCTGCCGAGGTCGACGCCCTGCTGGAGTCCGTGGCCAAGCAGGATCTCGCGCCCGCGCGCATCGTGATCGTCGGCAACGGGTGCCGGCTGCCCGAGTTCGCCCGCCGGCTGTCCCTGCCCGGCGAGGTCACGGCGGTCGATCTCGACGAGAACCTCGGCTGCCCCGGCGGGCGCAACGTCGCCCTGGCCCGGCTGCGGGAGTTCGGGGATGTGGACGTGGTCGTGGAGCTGGACGACGACGGGCTCCTGGTCGACGCCGACGTACTGCGCCGGGTACGGGATCTGTACGCCGCCGACCCGCGCCTCGGCATCGTCGGCTTCCGCATCGCCGACGAGTGCGGCGAGACCCAGCAGCGGCACGTGCCGCGGATCGGCGGGTCGGGCCCGATGCGGGGCGGGTACGTCACCGGGTTCCTCGGCGGCGGGCACGCCCTGCGGATGGCGATGCTGGAGCAGACCGGGGACTGGCCCGCGGAGTTCTTCTTCGCGCACGAGGAGACCGACCTGGCCTGGCGTGCCGCCGACGCCGGCTGGAAGATCCTCTACGCGCCCGAACTGCTCCTGCGGCACCCGAAGACCTCGCCCGCCCGGCACGCGATCTACTACCGGGTCACTGCCCGCAACCGGGTCTGGCTGGTCCGGCGGCGGCTGCCGCTCCCGCTCGTCCCGGTGCACCTCGGCGTGTGGACGCTGCTCACCCTGGCGCGGACCCGTTCGCTCGCCGGGCTGCGGGCCTGGTTCGGCGGGTTCGTGGAGGGGCTGCGCGGGTCCGCGGGGGAGCGGCGGCCCATGCGCTGGCGGACCGTGTGGCGGCTGACCAGGCTCGGCCGGCCGCCGGTCGTCTGA